GTCATCCCCTCGGTGGACACGGCCGGTGGACCGGGCAGACGGACCGCCGCGCGGAACGACGAAGGGCCCCGCACGAGGCGGGGCCCTTCGCTTCCGGCACGCCGGCGGACGGTCCTAGAGGACGTCGCCTACGCGGTGCACGCGGATGTCGTTGGTGGTGCCGGGGATCCCGGGAGGGGATCCGGAGATGATGATGACCTTGTCGCCGTTCACGGCGCGGCCGGTCGACTTCAGGGCCTCGTCCACCTGCGCGACCATCTGGTCGGTGTGGGTGACGCGGTCGACGACGAACGACTCCACGCCCCAGAACAGCGCCATCCGGCGACGGGTCGACTCCTCCGGCGTGAAGGCGAGGATCGGGATCTTGTTGCGCAGGCGCGCCATGCGGCGGGCCGACTCGCCCGACTCGGTGAACACGCAGAGGTACTTGGCCTCGACGAAGTCGGCGACCTCCACGGCGGCGAGGGTGATCGCGCCGCTCTGCGTGCGCGGGCGCGTGCCGAGCGGGGCGATGCGGTCGAGACCGTGCTCCTCGGTGGAGGAGACGATGCGCGCCATGGTCTGGACGGTGACCGTCGGGTACTCGCCAACGCTGGTCTCGCCCGAGAGCATGACCGCGTCGGCGCCGTCCAGGACGGCGTTGGCGACGTCGGAGGTCTCTGCACGGGTCGGGACCGGGCTCGAGATCATCGACTCCAGCATCTGCGTCGCGACGATGACCGGCTTGGCGCGACGACGGGCGAGCTCGACCGCGCGCTTCTGCACGATCGGGACCGCCTCCAGCGGCAGCTCGACGCCCAGGTCGCCGCGGGCGACCATGATGGCGTCGAAGGCGTCGACGATGTCCTCGAGGGCGTCGACCGCCTGCGGCTTCTCGATCTTGGCGACGACGGGGACCTTGCGCCCCTCCTCGGCCATGATCTCGTGCACGCGCTCGATGTCGGCGGCGTTGCGCACGAACGACAGCGCGATCAGGTCGGCGCCGAGCTTGAGGCCCCAGCGGAGGTCCGCCTCGTCCTTCTCGGACAGCGCGGGCACGTTGACCGCGACGCCGGGGAGGTTGATGCCCTTGTTGTTCGACACCGGGCCGGCGACGACGACCTCGGTCGTCACGACGGTGCCGTCGGTGTCGAGCACGCGCACGCGCACCTTGCCGTCGTCGATCAGGAGGAAGTCGCCCGGCTTGACGTCCTGGGGCAGGCCCTTGAACGTGGTGGAGGAGATCTCCTTGGTGCCGATGATGTCCTCGGTGGTGATCTTGAAGATGTCGCCCTCGGCCAGCTCGTAGGGACCGGCCTCGAACTTGCCGAGGCGGATCTTCGGGCCCTGGAGGTCGACGAGCACGGCGACGGGCTTGCCCGCGTCGTCGGCCGCCTTGCGCACATTGGCGTAGACGCCCTCGTGCACCTCGTAGCTGCCGTGGCTCAGGTTCATGCGCGCCACGTCCACACCCGCGTCGATGATCGCGCGGATGTTCTCATAGCTCGAGGTCGCCGGCCCGAGGGTCGCGACGATTTTGGCCCTTCTCATGCTTTACGTTCGCTCCGTGATTTCTGCGCCGTGGATCGGCGCGGGTGATTCGGTGGATTGTCCCCCGCGTCCGCGGGCTCGCGTCTAGACGAGGATGCCGCGGTCCGTGGGGCGGACCGGAGCCGGCAGCTGCGTCTCCCCTTCAAGATACCGGTCGACGGCCGCCGCCGCCGCCCGGCCCTCGGCGATCGCCCACACGATGAGCGACTGGCCGCGGCCCGCGTCGCCCGCCACGAAGACGCCCGGCTGGCCCGTCTGGTAGTCGCCGGCGCGCTGCACGTTGCCGCGCTCGTCGAACGGGAGGCCCAGCTGCGACGACAGATCGGCCTGCTCGGGGCCGGTGAAGCCCAGCGCGAGGAGGACCAGGTCTGCCGGGATCTCGCGCTCGGTGCCGGCCTTGGGGACGCGGCGCCCGTCGAGGTACTCGGTCTCGGCCACGCGCAGTGCGCGGACCTCGCCGAACTCGTTCGCGAGGAACTCGACGGTCGACGCGAGGTACTCGCGCTGACCACCCTCCTCGTGCGCCGACTGGACCTCGAACAGGGTCGGGGTCATCGGCCACGGCTGGTGC
The sequence above is a segment of the Leifsonia williamsii genome. Coding sequences within it:
- the pyk gene encoding pyruvate kinase codes for the protein MRRAKIVATLGPATSSYENIRAIIDAGVDVARMNLSHGSYEVHEGVYANVRKAADDAGKPVAVLVDLQGPKIRLGKFEAGPYELAEGDIFKITTEDIIGTKEISSTTFKGLPQDVKPGDFLLIDDGKVRVRVLDTDGTVVTTEVVVAGPVSNNKGINLPGVAVNVPALSEKDEADLRWGLKLGADLIALSFVRNAADIERVHEIMAEEGRKVPVVAKIEKPQAVDALEDIVDAFDAIMVARGDLGVELPLEAVPIVQKRAVELARRRAKPVIVATQMLESMISSPVPTRAETSDVANAVLDGADAVMLSGETSVGEYPTVTVQTMARIVSSTEEHGLDRIAPLGTRPRTQSGAITLAAVEVADFVEAKYLCVFTESGESARRMARLRNKIPILAFTPEESTRRRMALFWGVESFVVDRVTHTDQMVAQVDEALKSTGRAVNGDKVIIISGSPPGIPGTTNDIRVHRVGDVL